The DNA sequence AATATATGTAATTGGTGATGTGAATATAGAGGCCGCAACAGCGATTGTCTCACTCTCAGGCGGAGCACTCCTGGCAAATATAGTCTCGGTTATACTCTTTGTCGGCGATACACTCAAGTCAAAAAGATAGCAAGATATGAATGAACAGATTGTATGGATTGTTCTTAAAAGGTTAAGGACACCTTTTTTGGTCATTATCATTACTTTTGCCATATCCATACTCGGGTTAGTACTGATTCAGGGGACAGACAACAACGGCGACCCTTATCAGATGACTTTTTTTGATGCCTTTTATTTTGTAACCTATATGGCAAGTACTATCGGTTTTGGAGAGGCTCCGTATACTTTCAACTACGAACAGCGAATGTGGGTGAGTTTTTCTATCTATTTTACAGTGATAGGATGGTTTTACGGGATAGGAGCGATAGTTTCTCTGATACAGGATGAGGCACTGAAAAAAGCATTAAACAGGAACTCGTTCAGAAATCATGTAAGAAATATAAACAAACCCTTTTATATTATTCTCGGATATAACGGGATAACAAAAAGTATTATTGACAGACTCAACGGACATGACTACAGGCTCGTTGTTTTAGATAAAGACGAAGAGAAGATAGACGAGTTGATATTGGAAAATTTTTATCCAAATGTTCCTGGATTTGTAGGCGATGCAACAAATCAAAAAATGCTTAAAATTGCAGGAATCCATCAAAAAAACTGTGCAGGTATAATCTCTCTTTTTGAAGATGATATGGTAAATTCAAAAATAGCCACCATCAGCAAACTGCTCAATAAAAAAATTGATATTATTGTCAAGGCAACTTCAAAGGCTCAGCTTGAACACTTTCGAAGTATGAATTTGAAACATGTGAAAAATCCTTTTGATATTATATCAAAACGCATCTACTATGGTATAACAGCACCCTATATCTGGCTTTTGGAGATGTGGATGTACGGACACATACTCAAACTGAAAAAAAGAGACCAGTTCCCTCTTGGAAAATACATTATATACGGTAAAGGAAGAATGGGCAAAGCGATTCAAGAAGGATTGCAAAAGGCCGGTATAGAGTATGTGATTGAAGATTTTGATTCACAGCGCTACATAGAAGAGAAAAATACAACCATTTTCGGGGATGATGAAGATATACACAGACTGATTGAACTCGGTGTCAAAGAGAGTGCCTGCATCATAGCCGCAACACAAAATGATTTGCTGAACCTTACTATTTTAAACAAGGCGAAACAGTTGAATCCGAAAATAT is a window from the Sulfurimonas hydrogeniphila genome containing:
- a CDS encoding NAD-binding protein; translation: MNEQIVWIVLKRLRTPFLVIIITFAISILGLVLIQGTDNNGDPYQMTFFDAFYFVTYMASTIGFGEAPYTFNYEQRMWVSFSIYFTVIGWFYGIGAIVSLIQDEALKKALNRNSFRNHVRNINKPFYIILGYNGITKSIIDRLNGHDYRLVVLDKDEEKIDELILENFYPNVPGFVGDATNQKMLKIAGIHQKNCAGIISLFEDDMVNSKIATISKLLNKKIDIIVKATSKAQLEHFRSMNLKHVKNPFDIISKRIYYGITAPYIWLLEMWMYGHILKLKKRDQFPLGKYIIYGKGRMGKAIQEGLQKAGIEYVIEDFDSQRYIEEKNTTIFGDDEDIHRLIELGVKESACIIAATQNDLLNLTILNKAKQLNPKIFTMARENSLDDLNIFQASKINKIYIVEKILADATYSYIARPLADLFIQEARKKDDEWARIIVYMLNNITGMNPMYFETVLNDANAYALTLRLEKGENISLADLRRSRADRNEMLHVVFLLLKRGDNIYLMPDARMNLQIGDELLIVSDEENYSDFEYIVNNIYELEYVLGYTSS